The Rosa rugosa chromosome 3, drRosRugo1.1, whole genome shotgun sequence sequence aacatagaaagtgtttcagaaaatggagagagctttgcttctaagaacttgagagagagagagagtttagatgcagataataagtgtagtattttctgtttttctcctcataacatggatgagaaatggactacatatagtggaagatagggaacatgtagcctaaagtcctccataaaacaaggacccctaaagtcctccataaaacaaggattcctaaagtcatccataaaacatggaaagggtaagcctataacaacataatgatttaccctatatctatttacatgatatagccataatgatttacaacagtAATGATATTGTTGGTGATTGGTTTTATGCATAACTGGATCATTCGTGTCCACGTTCAATTGTCAAGTGTAAGTTACTGGATAAGTAGAAAATAAAACTCTGCTTGTTCACCCGACGAGTGTTTGTGGTATAGGTTTATAAGTTCTAACAGTTGGTAAGCCTTCACCCTTGACATATAACTCGAGTAAGGCTTTGTGGGAGGTGATGAAAACCTGAATGAGTTTGAGATCAAAATGATCAATGGAAAGAGGGCTTTGGTGTTTAAGGCTGATAGTTCTGGGATAAGCTCTGGCTCTAGGAAGAGGACTAGGGATATGAACGAGGACCATAGCATGGCTGATATTGATGCTGAAGCTGAGGAGGACAGCGCCTCATCTCCTAAGATGCAGAAACCATGAAGATTCTAAGTTGGAATAGCAGGGGTAGTGCATGGTTTGGTTTTGTTGCACAATCTCTGTATTGTGCTTCTTCCTTTGACCCAGATGTGTTCTGTATCATGGATAGAAGAACTTCTGATACTATCTTAAATAAAATGAAGAAGTTACCTTATGATGATTGCTTTGTTATTTCTGCAAATGGTCAATGTGGTGGTATATTATatatggtgtttttttttttttttttttttttttctgagaatatatATGGTGCTTTTTTGGAAAACTAGAATGGTTAAAATTAGAACAAGATGAAATAAGTTTCAAACGATGTATAGTGCTCCACTTTTCGCGGAGCTGGATTCTGAAACCTTAGTTTCGTGAAGCAGGGCGGCGGCTTTCTCCGTTTGCCTTTGACGCTCCGGCGTCGCTATCTCGGTTCGGTAGAGCAAGTGGGGAAGACTTTTCCCGTCGAATTGCAGTGGAGAGGCCAAGGTTGTGGATCCGAGGCAGAGTTTGACGCGCGGTGATCGGACTGGTGTCGACGTCGGGTTCTGGATTAGTGTGTGTGCAGTCGTCGCAAACGTGGGTCGGCGGTGGTGATCAGATCTGTGCAGCGGATTTGGAAGCACAGTCGGGTCGAGGCTTGGAGGCGGACTTGATTTCAGGTGAAGTTTGGTGACCACCCACACCAGGCTCCGTCACGTTTTTCCAATGGTTGAAGGGAGAGGCCGACCGCCGGAAGTGCTGGAATGGCAAAGGTCGGTTGTGTCGGGATAGTAGCGGTTCCGGCGAGTCTACCAGGGATCCGGTGCTCTCCGGTCCAAACTTCAGAGTGAGGGCAGTGGGAGTTGGGCTGAGCTTTTGGACTTAAGCCCACTTTCTGATTTGGGCAGAAGTTGGGTCGAGCCTTTTGATGAGACGcatcaatacacaaagatattgatgtgtatggctaggtatgccatgatgatttttcaatgttttaaactagacaaagttaaatgtgtcaatttttttatattgtttagctattacttggtgtatgaatttgagcatatgagattgtttctaaccTTATTATATGAGGTAagacttattgaaaatcgtctagctttgttggtattgctttaactttgcaggtatgaaaatttgtgatgagcccctatatgcaaagcacacatggtctcacttcagtgatagacacatcaaactactatacatggtacatgtagcttatcgcataTATAAATGAGgtttgcaacaatcagggggagcatccagaagcatactacttaggacatatgcgcgttgtgctctttttgtccttcgaccagagttatttttgtcctactgcgtttttgttacctgacaaggtttttaatgaggcaacaataagcgcgttcaataccatcattcattggtggacatcaAGGGAgagtccatgtaaatactcattagttatgtactttgatgtacactttacctctatataaaggaggctttAATGAGACTGCATGAGaacgcttctacttcctcccaactattctgtctatcttctctctactttataacagaAACTACTTTTACATATTTGTAGTGCGTGATTGTTGGAGTCCAGAACAGAACTTCGGGTAACCAAATCGAATTTTGATTTGTGAGATTCACTGACCCATCCATGTCTAACGAAGGCTCGGAAGAAAAGCACGATATCCTTGGTAAAAAGGTTATTTCCAATTTCTGATCTTTTATAATAACCCAATTGGTACAGATATCCTTGGTTATGGTGTTTCAATTAGATTGTATATGATTTATGcagattgatgtgaaacaagCCCAAGTTCAAGGACTTACTGACAATACCAAGAGGATTTTTGTGGGAGGTCTACCACATGATCTAAGAGATGAAGAATTCAAGAACTACTTTGAGAAGTATGGTAAAATTACAGATTGGGATGTAATGTATGATAAGGAAAACCACAAACCTAGGGGGTTTGGATTCATCACTTTTGAGTCAGAGAGGAGGCTGTGCAGGATGTGTTGCAGAAGAGGTTTCATGACTTGAATCACAAGTCTGTGGAGGTAAAGAGAGCTCACCCTCAGAATAGGAATAACAACAGGCTCATGAAACAGTATGATCGCTACAATGTAGCTCCTAATGGGTATAGATACGGTGTAGCCTGTAGGGTATATGTCTGATAATAATCCTGGAACTTTGGGGCATTATAATCCATATTGCAGTAGTTATGTAGCACCTTATGGATATAGATATGGTGCTGGGTTTTTGCATGATCTGAATCCTTATAATGCTTGGGTATATACAACTGATTATGGCGTATGGGGTGGCCAAAATGCTAACGACTCCAATATCCGAAGCTGGACGGAGCTCCCTGATGATGTTACCGCAATGATACTGTCACGTCTTGGAGCAATTGAGATCTTGAAAACTGCTCAGAAGGTTTGCATGACATGGCGCAAAATAAGCAAGGACCCTCTTGTGTGGTGCAGAATCGACTTGCACCATGATGGTTCTTATTATAGTCCCTATGTGCACCAACAGTTGGACAAAATGTGCCGCCAAGCCATTGATCGTAGCTGTGCTAATCTGGTCGATATCAGCATCCAGGACTTtggcaatgatgcacttcttGAGTATATCACTGATAGGTATGTACATATTTGAAACTATTAATTATGTCAAATCTTTTGGTTCATATATGCATAAAAGTGAAATCTCTAGCATGTTTAGAAATTCTCCTGTGTATATTCTCTGTGTTTGTGTAATGTCTAACATTGATTTAAAACTTTTCAATAGTTCACCTAGAATCAGACGTCTTCGTTTGGATAGTTGCCCAGTAACTGACAAGGGATTAAGTAAAGTAGCTTCCAAACTTCCGCTGCTGGAGGACCTCGAAATTTCACACACAAACTCTTGCTCACGCGAATCTCTTGAAGCAATAGGGCGCTCTTGCCCTCTCTTAACATCATTCAAGTATAAGGACGGATGGCAGGTATGGTTCAAATTTGATGATACTAATGAACAAGCACTTGCCATAGCCGGAACAATGCATGGTTTACGCCACCTCCAGCTTTTAGGGAATGCGGTGACTACTGATGGATTGGCCAAGATCCTTGATTCTTGTCCTCATCTCGAGTCACTTGATCTGAGATATTGTTTCAATCTTAATTTGGGA is a genomic window containing:
- the LOC133738996 gene encoding putative F-box/LRR-repeat protein 23, whose product is MSDNNPGTLGHYNPYCSSYVAPYGYRYGAGFLHDLNPYNAWVYTTDYGVWGGQNANDSNIRSWTELPDDVTAMILSRLGAIEILKTAQKVCMTWRKISKDPLVWCRIDLHHDGSYYSPYVHQQLDKMCRQAIDRSCANLVDISIQDFGNDALLEYITDSSPRIRRLRLDSCPVTDKGLSKVASKLPLLEDLEISHTNSCSRESLEAIGRSCPLLTSFKYKDGWQVWFKFDDTNEQALAIAGTMHGLRHLQLLGNAVTTDGLAKILDSCPHLESLDLRYCFNLNLGGDLQRRCSTQVKTLQTSGGSL